The genome window TACATGTGGTATGGGGGGTTTCAGCAGGTAACATATGTCATAAATACTGATTTTGGACAGAaacatgagagatggagagatgtataaaaacaggtttttaactctttaaaaaaaaaacatgtattaatcatgcattgatgtcaaggGTAGATATGTAGAACAATTTGAGTCATGTACATGGTTCTCTAGTCAGGATTCAGCCCAGAAATAGCGAGCAACTTGGTTCCGAAAAGCTGATTTCACCTTTTAGAGCAGTGTAAAACACCAACTGgttgatctccaaggcattcctagacgattgccaaacatttctgtaaaaaactcAATGACAAAGCCTTGCGttcctatttttattttattagtcTCGCGCTGTTGGCGGCAGGTGCACCCGATTCAGCTGCCCTGCATGCCAGGTAGGTGAAGTGTTCCATTTttaaaccatttcatgtgtctgaaggtacaaactctgccttcccggcGGGCCCGGAGAgtaaatcaagtgcactataggcctaccaATCAGATGGCTCAGATTACCATGTCTGTAGTAATGTAGCAagcataaaagaaagctacagaAAAGTTGATATTTAAGAACTTTTACAACATGACTCAACAAATACAGCGAACAGCTGGTGTTTTTATGAACTTGTTGATGTTTAAGTTCTTTCTCAGCACTGTCaactctttttttctttttacacTTTTATAAGTCATAAAGTGCACGTTCATCCTACTTCCACTcgcgctacaaccagcactgccgctgtaatgaatgagtagaaAGGTGCATCGGTAGGCTTGCGTGGTTATTattgggtcttttttaatatagaggaatatttcactttctccgTTGAAAGTGTCGTAGAAATATTGGTCCAATAATATTTCTCAGATATCAGAACTTGTGAATTCAAAGTAAACTTTATTACAAAGTAAAAAGCCGAGCTGGTTCATGGATCAACTGTTTTTCCCAGCCTTAGCACACTCCTTTTATACAGTTTCATCCTTACATTACATACATAGAGAGGAGTGACTGTAAAAAGAATTGCGCCACAATTGTTTCCAACCCTAAGTTCTTTCTTTGAGGCAGACTTTTTCCCACCTCAACAAATCATTTAACACTCTACAAATCACTGAACCGATTATATTGGTGGCGCAACTGTGACAGTTTGGTTAAAAAGTAATAGGGGCCCCTACCAGGCTGCAGTCACAAGTAGATTATATCAGCACACTCCAGGCTATAGTCATAAATACATTCATTATATTGATTTTGACACTTCTTATCCAGGCATGCATCTAGATTACAATGTGTCTATTTATTTTGTATATTGGCTTTTCTTATGCTATACAGGTGTGGTTACAGGATCCTTTTAAAGCTTTTAATGATTCTGTTTTATTACATTAATATTTCACAATATGCTACTGAAAAATCACCATAAAAGGAGTAACAACATGTATTTGTCCAGAGGCAGAAATAAtgtggtgcgactcgagttttgccatcagctggaagacgtgtccctttttggtcagcgTAGAAAATGGAAAGAGGCGTTAAGAGGCGAACCTTCAGTCTGCTGCTCGCTCCCtccactgagactgaccatcagatgcaggcaccatcagcccagtaaaataaattattatataaatgtagctcactcagctgtgcctcacaagtaatacatctgctctattaccggtgtgacCGTATAGCCTACCTAAAATGTATCAAAATGGTGCGAACAACAATACATTTGCAGGACAatttcaagcaaagccaatatgcggtGATAAGGTATTGgacctatagcctactgcataaACCTAATTGTttcagtactgtttttaataggttaatgttgcataggcttacattttttaaaatgtaatctTCTAAAACAAATCTGTGGTAGATCTccgcttgcattttgactcagtgaTCTTGACTCAAAGGGTTGGTGACCACTCCTGTATGGTTAGAGGATGATTCATGAGACCTGTGTTAATGTAATTATTTCAGATATGAAAAGCAAACATTCCCTCTGGCTGCTCTGTGTTTTATTGTTCTAATCGATTAGATTCGATCCTCTATCACTTCTCTGCCTGTATGGTTTCTGATCAATATTACCCATTTCCGGCCCAGATTCATGCCCCCAGATGACCCGCTTGGTCGTCATGGTCCCAGTCTGGAGAACTTCCTGAGGAAGAAGCCTCTACTACCAGAACACAAACGCCAACTCTGTCCTTATGGTAAGATCTCAACCATAGAGNNNNNNNNNNNNNNNNNNNNNNNNNNNNNNNNNNNNNNNNNNNNNNNNNNNNNNNNNNNNNNNNNNNNNNNNNNNNNNNNNNNNNNNNNNNNNNNNNNNNATATATGAGTGAGATACCATAGGGTTCTAATTATATTGTCTGAATACTGACGCTTAGTTTAAAACCTGTCTTGTTGAAGCAGAAGAGAAACACAAAGTactaatctaggatcaggtttcCATTAGGCATAACTGATTTTATATCAGCTCTTCTaatctgagactctttatgaagAGTCAAGATACTTTCTCCTGTAGAATTGTTTTTTAGATTTAGGTAGAAATACTGTAACTGTCATGTTTAGTAACTCTCATTTATGTTTTCTATTTCAGGTAAAAAGTGCACGTACGGCGTAAAGTGTAAGTTCTACCACCCTGAGCGCACTCACCAATCCCACTGCTCATTGGCTGATGAGCTCAGGGAGAAGGCAAggctctcctcagtaaaagaggACCGGAATCACATGATGTcacacctgaggggcccccaGTCCGACCCGAGCCCCTTTCCCTCCTATTCTCTGGAGAATGACCTGGAGCACAGGCTGACGTTGGAGCACCGCGGTTCCCTGAGGGAGGGTCCCAATAGCCAGGTAACTGAGAACATGTTGCTGTCCTGGGATGGGCCACACTCCAGTAGGAACCAGCAGGCCCGCAGCCCCACAGCAGTAGGCCAAGGACAAATGGACTGGCCCAGTATGCTCTCCCCCTACGCTACTACTGACCTCCCCTATGCCAGCATCTCCCATGAGTGCCTGGACTCTGGTTTTGGCACCTATGAGAGCCAGTACTCAGATATGTCCCAAGGCCACAGCAAGTCCTTCAGTCCcaggcagcagcagcaacagcagggcTTCCCCTCTGGTTCCAGACATCCAGGCATGCATCCAGAGAGGCTGGCCCAGGACAGCCTCCAGCCCTGCAGGTGTTGTTTCCATTTGGCTCCCTTCACAGgtccccagcagcagcagcaccatAGCAACCCACACCTCGAGTCCCAATCCCAGCCAAGGTATGACACCTACTCGCCTTCTCTGTTCCCACCCAACATGCACCACTACAGCCTCCCCTGCAACTTCCAGCAAGGCGGGGTGGGGGCTCATAATTTCCACCCCCATCAGCACCCCCAGAAGTACTGGTCAGACCCCTTCCATGGCGGGGTCCCCCAGGCTAGGGCATCGTGTAGCCTCCCCCCGAGCCCCCACCTCCATCACCCCCCTACCCCGCATGGGGCCCCCCACTCATGCTCCTCTTACAGGAATCAGCAGGAACTCAACTCCTGGGCCCAGCCACCTCCACCTTCTGCCtttgacacagacagagaggagctccGTAAGAAACTGCAGGCTATCTTCAACCCCCACCAAGTAGATACGGTCATGGGGATGTTCCCTCACCTGATGGACTCCCAGAAGCTGGCTGCGGAGATCCTCAATTTCAAATCTGATGGAGGGGCCTTCTGATGCCTCTAAGCATCTTGTCTAAGGGGTTAATTCAGGGTTGAGAAGCTTGCACAACTCTAACTTCCACATAAATCATTAATTGATTTCAATGGGATACTTGTGTGAAAATGTGCCTTGGTTAattattctcttgttcttttccTTTGTAATTTACTGTAACTGATTGAAAGGGCAACGTTTAATTGTTGATGTTGTCCTTCCTTAGCAGTCATGTGCTTGCATAGCTTATGTTAAATCCATGACAGGTTGTGTGTGCACAGTTTGGGAGAAGTGTGGAGAATTGGGATGAATCCCCTGTCGTGTTTAACTGGATTATTTGAAATGTATTGAAATTTGTATACATTTATAACAGTGTAGTCAAATCTTGCCTCTAGACTCAATACCACGGCAAACGTGAATCTAGAGTGTTTGACTGTTGATGCATATTGTATCATTTGGGATATACCGTATGTGATCTCTCGTTTGTCTGAAATTCAGCTCTCATGCAATAAGAATTGTCTCAAATAATGTCCTTGTCTGAAATTGCACCTTTTACTATTATGTTTTTTGTATATTGTGGTTCTGATGGCCATAATGTATTTCCTGTCTCATAGACCAATATATTTGGTATTCCATCTCTTTATGCAGTGTGGAATACAATGGTATACATTTTTTCCGTGTATAAAGCTACGCCCAAAGAGCCCCAAATACTATACAGTATCCTTCTAACCAAGAGAATCTGTGGAAGAAGCTGCCAAAGAAACTGAATTAATGTTGGAAAAGCACCTTGTCATTGACCCAAATATTGTAATTCCCCCATAGACCAGAATGTGATGTTCTCAGCAAGATAATGTATAAAAAATGTGTAATAtgtaatatgtacagtatgtcctgtgAGGGTCTCTTGTAATCACCAAAGACTGGGTAAATCCAATAGAtcttttaaagtaactgtccagtgtttcccgatttctatgaaatatgaccaaAAATTAATTACAATACAGTATGAGTGATTTTTGTTTTCCTTTAAATGTTTTcaagtatgttaaaaagcagcttttctgtgttggaatggtgtgggtgtaccccaacaacagaatggtgtgggcgtataccggTATAAAAAATATTCATGCGAATAgactgctgattggccagctcaagCTCAATGAGGATGACCTCATCCTCTATgtggaaatagcaagcattt of Salvelinus alpinus chromosome 4, SLU_Salpinus.1, whole genome shotgun sequence contains these proteins:
- the LOC139573892 gene encoding endoribonuclease ZC3H12A-like encodes the protein MDQAFPSLQTPATELQLRVDFFRKLGYSPMEVRAALLKLGLSTDTNSVLGELVRSGASTGTSNSTIPESGEDTTGPKSHTGSSMASSRTHGSQGDRPVSLLEDRRDTDSGLKPIVIDGSNVAMSHGNKEVFSCRGIELAVIYFLDRGHSTVIVFVPSWRKEQPRPDVPITDQHILMELEKKKIVVFTPSRRVGGKRVVCYDDRFIVKLAYESDGVIVSNDTYRDLQGERPEWKRCIEERLLMYSFVNDKFMPPDDPLGRHGPSLENFLRKKPLLPEHKRQLCPYGKKCTYGVKCKFYHPERTHQSHCSLADELREKARLSSVKEDRNHMMSHLRGPQSDPSPFPSYSLENDLEHRLTLEHRGSLREGPNSQVTENMLLSWDGPHSSRNQQARSPTAVGQGQMDWPSMLSPYATTDLPYASISHECLDSGFGTYESQYSDMSQGHSKSFSPRQQQQQQGFPSGSRHPGMHPERLAQDSLQPCRCCFHLAPFTGPQQQQHHSNPHLESQSQPRYDTYSPSLFPPNMHHYSLPCNFQQGGVGAHNFHPHQHPQKYWSDPFHGGVPQARASCSLPPSPHLHHPPTPHGAPHSCSSYRNQQELNSWAQPPPPSAFDTDREELRKKLQAIFNPHQVDTVMGMFPHLMDSQKLAAEILNFKSDGGAF